A region from the Arthrobacter roseus genome encodes:
- a CDS encoding bifunctional folylpolyglutamate synthase/dihydrofolate synthase, whose translation MIDEFSVESVYAELLGRAPENKMEPRLAPLFRVMEILGEPQRAVPVIHITGTNGKTSTARMIETVLRGHDLRTGRFTSPHLSSVTERISIDGEPVSDETFVRIWDEIRPYLNIVDAELEAAGEPRLTYFECLTVLGFAVFADEPVDVAVIEVGLGGITDATNVADGVVSVITPISIDHAELLGDTVENIAAEKAGIIKAGGYLISAGQPPEAAQVLLEKAREVDVPFKFQGVEFGLESRTVAVGGQMVTINGIAGRYADLMLPLHGAHQAQNAAVAVAALEAFLGGGERQLDLEVLREGLLKVTSPGRMEVLRTAPTILVDAAHNPAGAKVAAETVKEAFSFSKLILVVGVLQEKDAVSILAELRQELGDLAAEICLTQSSSPRAIPAGELGEMAVASGFPSEDVHVAEKLDDALEWAVERAEAGNDLAGGILITGSITVVAEARTLLGK comes from the coding sequence ATGATCGATGAATTTTCGGTGGAGAGTGTCTATGCGGAGCTTCTGGGCCGGGCGCCGGAGAACAAGATGGAGCCACGGCTCGCGCCACTGTTCCGGGTCATGGAGATTCTGGGTGAGCCGCAGAGAGCTGTGCCGGTCATCCACATCACGGGCACCAATGGCAAGACATCTACTGCACGGATGATCGAGACCGTTCTGCGCGGACACGATCTACGAACGGGGCGCTTTACCAGCCCTCATCTCTCGAGTGTCACGGAGCGGATCAGCATTGACGGTGAACCGGTCAGTGATGAAACGTTTGTGCGCATCTGGGACGAAATCCGTCCATATCTGAACATCGTTGATGCCGAACTGGAAGCCGCGGGAGAGCCCCGGCTGACGTATTTCGAGTGCCTGACTGTTCTGGGATTCGCTGTTTTTGCCGACGAACCGGTAGACGTTGCGGTTATTGAGGTGGGCCTAGGCGGCATCACGGACGCAACGAATGTAGCCGACGGCGTTGTTTCGGTGATTACTCCAATTTCCATTGACCATGCTGAACTGCTGGGTGACACCGTTGAGAACATAGCCGCTGAAAAGGCCGGGATCATCAAGGCCGGAGGCTATCTGATTTCGGCCGGACAACCACCGGAAGCAGCGCAGGTCTTGCTGGAGAAAGCCCGAGAGGTTGACGTCCCGTTTAAGTTTCAGGGCGTGGAATTCGGCCTCGAATCCAGAACCGTCGCTGTTGGCGGTCAGATGGTGACGATTAATGGGATAGCAGGAAGGTACGCCGACCTGATGTTGCCACTACATGGCGCCCATCAAGCGCAGAACGCGGCTGTGGCAGTGGCTGCCCTTGAAGCGTTTCTCGGTGGTGGTGAACGCCAACTTGACCTCGAGGTCCTGCGGGAAGGACTGCTCAAGGTCACCTCACCTGGCCGAATGGAAGTACTCAGGACTGCGCCGACGATTCTGGTGGATGCCGCTCATAATCCTGCCGGAGCCAAAGTTGCTGCCGAGACGGTCAAGGAAGCATTCAGCTTCAGCAAACTGATTCTGGTGGTTGGCGTTCTTCAGGAGAAGGATGCCGTGTCAATTCTGGCCGAGCTGCGACAGGAACTTGGCGATCTCGCAGCGGAAATCTGTCTGACTCAGTCGAGTTCTCCCCGCGCCATCCCGGCGGGTGAGCTTGGCGAAATGGCTGTTGCTTCCGGCTTCCCGTCCGAGGACGTCCACGTAGCCGAGAAGCTCGATGACGCCCTAGAGTGGGCGGTTGAGCGGGCGGAAGCTGGCAATGACTTGGCAGGCGGTATTCTCATCACCGGCTCCATCACGGTAGTGGCCGAAGCCCGAACTCTGCTGGGGAAGTGA
- the ileS gene encoding isoleucine--tRNA ligase has translation MSQKKYPKATAGQSAADGVAPSPVFPEIEERVLDYWKHDGTFQASIDQRDAGENGSNEFVFYDGPPFANGLPHYGHLLTGYAKDLVGRYQSQRGRRVERRFGWDTHGLPAELEAMKQLGMTDKKQIEAMGIDRFNDACRSSVMKYAGEWQDYVTRQARWVDFDNDYKTLNVEYMESVMWAFKTLHEKGLTYSGYRVLPYCWKDETPLSNHELRMDDDVYQMRQDQTVTVTFPLVGGETAVGRELVGVHALAWTTTPWTLPTNLALAVGPDITYAVVPAGPEGTPVAGAERFLLARDLLGAYAGDLGYADAAAAEAAVDSTYQGNELAGLSYEPLWDYYTDTDQWNTENAWQILLADYVTTTDGTGLVHQAPAYGEDDQLVCEKHGIPVVLSVDEGAKFLPLFAEGPLHEIAGQQVFEANKPITRVLRESGRLLRQASYDHSYPHCWRCRNPLIYRAVSSWYVEVTRVKERMVELNQDINWIPGNVKDGQFGKWLENARDWSISRNRYWGSPIPVWQSDDPDYPRTDVYGSLAELQADFGRLPLNKEGQPDLHRPFIDELTRPNPDDPSGRSTMRRVEDVLDVWFDSGSMPYAQVHYPMESRDWFENHYPGDFIVEYIGQTRGWFYTLHILATALFDRPAFRNVISHGTVLGDDGQKMSKSLRNYPDVSEVLDRDGSDAMRWYLISSPILRGGNLVVTEQGIRDGVRQVLLPLWSVWYFFGLYTNAANGGGGYNAQIRHASSDPLDEYMLAATGQLVEAVTVAMDTYEISEACDALRSYMDTMTNWYIRRSRQRFFDEDEEAFDVLYTCLETLCRIAAPMLPLVSEEIWRGLTGNRSVHLEDWPDVSLFPAKPNLVDRMELTRRICSVGSSLRKAENLRVRLPLGSMTVVAPEATSLSGHFEAIMADELNIKVVRLVDSADAEPAEFGITQKLVVNARAAGPRLGKNVQSAIKASKSGDWSVNDKGGVTAGGLVLQEHEYSLETVVQTGNTGDSKAVGVLPGGGFVVLNTHVSAELAAEGTARDVVRAIQQARRDAGLNISDRVTTTVRTDAGTARALDRNVDLITTETLTNELVLDDTGTAAVEVRVEVVK, from the coding sequence ATGTCGCAGAAAAAGTACCCCAAAGCCACCGCCGGACAAAGTGCCGCTGACGGCGTCGCGCCCTCTCCAGTATTTCCCGAGATCGAAGAGCGCGTTCTCGACTACTGGAAGCACGACGGCACATTCCAGGCCTCGATCGATCAACGCGACGCAGGCGAGAACGGATCCAACGAATTCGTCTTCTACGACGGCCCACCCTTCGCGAACGGTCTGCCCCACTACGGTCATCTGCTCACCGGCTACGCCAAAGACCTCGTCGGACGCTACCAGAGCCAGCGCGGACGCAGAGTCGAACGCCGCTTCGGCTGGGATACCCACGGCCTGCCCGCTGAGCTCGAGGCCATGAAACAACTTGGCATGACCGATAAAAAGCAGATCGAGGCCATGGGCATCGACCGCTTCAACGATGCATGCAGGTCCTCTGTCATGAAGTATGCGGGGGAGTGGCAGGACTACGTCACCCGGCAAGCACGGTGGGTGGACTTCGACAACGACTACAAAACCCTGAACGTCGAGTACATGGAATCCGTCATGTGGGCGTTCAAGACGCTCCACGAAAAGGGTCTGACCTACAGCGGGTACCGCGTCCTGCCGTACTGCTGGAAGGACGAGACGCCGCTATCGAACCACGAACTGCGCATGGACGACGACGTTTACCAGATGCGCCAGGACCAGACCGTCACCGTGACGTTCCCCCTGGTCGGTGGGGAAACGGCCGTCGGGCGTGAACTGGTTGGTGTCCACGCCCTCGCCTGGACCACCACACCCTGGACCCTGCCTACCAACCTGGCGCTCGCCGTCGGCCCGGACATCACGTACGCCGTCGTGCCCGCGGGACCCGAGGGGACTCCGGTAGCAGGGGCGGAGAGGTTTCTCCTTGCGCGCGACCTGCTGGGCGCCTATGCCGGGGACCTCGGTTATGCAGACGCTGCTGCAGCGGAAGCCGCGGTGGACTCCACGTATCAGGGCAACGAACTAGCGGGCCTTTCATACGAGCCGTTGTGGGACTACTACACAGACACAGACCAGTGGAACACCGAGAATGCCTGGCAGATCCTGCTGGCCGATTATGTGACCACAACGGACGGCACGGGGCTGGTCCATCAGGCTCCCGCCTACGGTGAGGATGATCAGCTGGTCTGCGAGAAACATGGCATTCCTGTGGTCCTCTCCGTTGATGAAGGTGCAAAATTCTTGCCACTGTTTGCTGAGGGTCCGCTTCACGAGATCGCCGGTCAGCAGGTGTTTGAGGCCAACAAGCCGATCACGCGAGTGCTCAGAGAGAGCGGACGCCTGCTCAGGCAGGCCAGCTACGACCACAGTTATCCGCATTGCTGGCGATGCCGTAATCCGCTGATCTACCGTGCGGTGTCCTCCTGGTACGTCGAAGTGACGCGGGTCAAGGAGCGGATGGTTGAACTTAACCAGGACATCAACTGGATCCCGGGCAATGTCAAAGATGGACAGTTCGGAAAGTGGCTGGAGAACGCGCGGGACTGGTCCATTAGCCGCAACCGGTACTGGGGCAGCCCTATCCCAGTGTGGCAATCGGATGACCCTGATTATCCTCGTACGGACGTCTACGGATCGCTCGCCGAACTCCAGGCTGACTTTGGGCGCCTACCGTTGAACAAGGAAGGCCAACCGGACTTGCACCGGCCGTTCATTGACGAATTGACACGTCCCAACCCGGATGATCCCTCGGGACGCTCCACGATGCGACGTGTCGAGGATGTTCTGGACGTGTGGTTCGACTCCGGGTCCATGCCGTATGCGCAGGTTCACTACCCGATGGAGAGCAGAGACTGGTTCGAGAACCACTATCCGGGTGATTTCATTGTGGAGTACATAGGACAGACGCGTGGCTGGTTCTATACACTCCATATCCTGGCCACAGCGCTCTTTGACCGGCCCGCGTTCCGCAACGTGATCAGCCATGGCACTGTGCTCGGCGACGATGGACAGAAAATGTCCAAGTCCCTGCGGAACTATCCGGATGTTTCTGAAGTACTCGACCGGGACGGCTCGGATGCGATGCGCTGGTATCTGATATCCAGCCCAATACTGCGTGGCGGTAATCTGGTCGTCACCGAACAGGGCATCAGGGACGGTGTCCGGCAGGTTCTCCTGCCACTGTGGAGTGTCTGGTACTTCTTTGGCCTTTACACCAACGCCGCCAACGGTGGAGGTGGGTATAACGCGCAGATCCGTCATGCGTCGTCGGACCCGTTGGACGAGTACATGCTGGCGGCAACGGGTCAGCTCGTGGAAGCTGTCACTGTCGCAATGGACACCTATGAGATCTCAGAGGCGTGTGACGCACTGCGTTCCTATATGGACACCATGACGAATTGGTATATCCGGCGCAGCCGCCAGCGGTTCTTCGATGAGGATGAAGAGGCTTTCGATGTCCTCTACACGTGCCTCGAGACGCTCTGCCGTATTGCCGCCCCCATGTTGCCGCTGGTCAGCGAGGAGATCTGGCGCGGTTTGACCGGCAACCGGTCCGTGCACCTTGAGGACTGGCCTGATGTGTCCCTCTTCCCGGCAAAGCCAAATCTCGTGGACCGGATGGAGCTCACGCGCCGGATCTGTTCGGTCGGTTCCAGCCTGCGTAAGGCCGAGAACCTTCGAGTCAGGCTGCCGTTGGGCTCCATGACGGTGGTAGCCCCAGAGGCTACGTCGCTGTCGGGACATTTTGAAGCGATAATGGCCGATGAACTCAATATCAAAGTCGTTCGGCTCGTTGACTCCGCAGATGCTGAACCAGCCGAGTTCGGCATCACCCAGAAGCTTGTGGTCAATGCGCGCGCAGCCGGTCCACGGTTGGGTAAGAATGTGCAGAGCGCCATCAAGGCATCCAAATCTGGTGACTGGAGTGTCAACGACAAAGGCGGCGTCACCGCTGGCGGATTGGTGCTGCAGGAACACGAGTACAGCTTGGAGACCGTGGTGCAGACCGGAAACACGGGGGATTCGAAGGCGGTGGGTGTCCTACCAGGTGGCGGGTTCGTTGTCCTGAACACCCATGTTTCGGCAGAGCTCGCCGCAGAGGGCACGGCTCGCGATGTTGTCCGGGCTATCCAGCAGGCTAGGCGCGACGCCGGTTTGAACATCAGCGACCGAGTTACCACCACGGTGCGCACGGATGCTGGAACAGCGCGAGCCCTGGACCGCAATGTTGATCTCATCACAACAGAAACGCTCACCAATGAACTGGTACTGGATGACACGGGCACCGCTGCCGTCGAAGTCCGCGTGGAGGTAGTCAAATGA
- a CDS encoding SDR family oxidoreductase, translating into MTSTNIKTAVVTGASSGIGAATVRSLTSSGWDVVAVARRRQKLESLAAETGARVFACDVTSQEDVDALVQYLGDAPLDALVNNAGGAFGIDPVASAVLEDWQHMYDVNVLGAVRMTKALLPSLRADDGGSVLYLTSTAGHTAYEGGAGYCAAKFAERSLANTLRLEEAENNVRVIEVAPGMVQTEEFSLNRLGGDSEAAQRVYEGVQHPLRASDVADVVAYSLNLPHHINLDTVVVRPLAQPANHKLLRD; encoded by the coding sequence ATGACGTCTACAAACATCAAAACGGCAGTGGTTACCGGGGCGAGCTCAGGGATCGGAGCAGCTACCGTCAGATCGTTAACATCATCAGGATGGGACGTCGTAGCCGTTGCCCGACGCCGGCAGAAACTGGAGTCTCTGGCAGCCGAAACAGGAGCCCGGGTGTTTGCCTGTGACGTGACCTCGCAGGAAGATGTCGATGCGCTGGTTCAGTATCTTGGCGATGCCCCCCTTGATGCGCTGGTCAATAACGCCGGGGGAGCCTTTGGCATCGATCCAGTGGCCTCGGCGGTTCTGGAGGACTGGCAGCACATGTATGACGTGAATGTTCTTGGCGCTGTGCGTATGACCAAAGCACTCCTTCCGTCCCTGAGGGCCGACGATGGCGGCTCCGTTCTGTACCTGACGTCGACGGCGGGGCATACAGCCTATGAAGGTGGCGCTGGCTACTGTGCCGCTAAGTTCGCTGAGCGTTCTCTAGCAAATACGCTTCGTCTGGAGGAAGCAGAGAACAACGTTCGCGTCATCGAGGTCGCCCCGGGCATGGTTCAGACCGAGGAGTTCTCACTGAACCGGCTGGGTGGCGACAGCGAGGCAGCACAGCGTGTTTATGAGGGTGTGCAACACCCACTCAGGGCCAGCGACGTTGCCGACGTCGTCGCCTACTCATTGAACCTGCCGCACCACATCAACCTGGACACAGTGGTGGTGCGCCCGCTGGCGCAGCCGGCCAACCACAAGCTGCTGCGCGACTAA
- a CDS encoding DUF488 domain-containing protein — translation MGEHEMPYAASIRIRRIYEEPDGGYRVLVDRVWPRGVSKADADLAQWCKEVAPSDELRKWFGHQAEKFEEFADRYHHELTESGAALELRDEARSGSDMVLLYGAADTEHNQAVVLRNYLLGRSR, via the coding sequence ATGGGTGAACATGAGATGCCATATGCCGCAAGTATCCGTATTAGACGTATCTACGAGGAGCCCGACGGCGGTTACCGAGTTCTGGTGGACAGGGTTTGGCCACGCGGGGTCTCGAAGGCGGATGCCGATCTGGCTCAGTGGTGCAAAGAGGTTGCCCCCTCCGATGAGTTGCGGAAATGGTTCGGGCATCAGGCCGAGAAGTTCGAGGAGTTCGCGGACCGCTACCACCATGAGCTGACGGAAAGCGGGGCAGCCCTGGAGCTCCGCGATGAAGCGCGCTCAGGTTCCGATATGGTGTTGCTCTACGGCGCGGCAGACACCGAGCACAATCAAGCGGTTGTCCTCCGGAACTATCTGTTGGGCCGCTCCAGGTAA